Proteins encoded within one genomic window of Hahella chejuensis KCTC 2396:
- a CDS encoding imm11 family protein, whose protein sequence is MDDEGLVVLDHSPVGIGAHYSRLRGGKSVKDYYPENAVVHMSEDREGLKLASLIGSTESYLILHKDVKAIIESRIGNDNIEYFPFTLLNHKNKPHTGDYFFINPLTIMDCLDTKASQVKYWRDTDKVIDIGEYILDTQKVENAPAIFRVKEHVSSYIISEELVNDFIQAGFTNLIMTKLKYSDDT, encoded by the coding sequence ATGGATGATGAGGGTTTAGTGGTGTTAGACCACTCGCCAGTAGGCATAGGCGCTCACTACAGTAGGCTTCGAGGAGGGAAGTCCGTTAAGGATTATTACCCCGAAAATGCCGTTGTTCATATGTCCGAAGACAGAGAGGGTTTGAAGCTTGCTTCTTTAATCGGTAGCACGGAAAGTTATTTAATTCTTCACAAAGACGTAAAAGCGATTATTGAATCCAGGATCGGCAACGACAATATCGAGTACTTTCCCTTCACGCTACTGAACCATAAGAATAAACCACACACTGGCGATTACTTCTTTATCAACCCCCTGACTATTATGGATTGCCTGGATACTAAGGCCAGTCAGGTAAAGTATTGGAGAGATACCGATAAGGTTATTGATATTGGGGAGTATATTCTCGATACCCAAAAGGTTGAAAACGCACCCGCAATATTCAGGGTCAAAGAGCATGTGTCTTCGTATATTATAAGTGAAGAGCTTGTAAATGATTTTATTCAAGCTGGCTTTACCAACTTGATTATGACAAAGCTAAAGTACTCTGACGACACTTGA
- a CDS encoding imm11 family protein, translated as MEYFELNSLGDLDDGDFCILDQAPEGMGAHYSRLCRGNSAVEYFPEDAVVHMSEDREGSKLASLVGNTKSFLIVHKDVKSIIEEKAGNKNIEYFPFTIHNQNNKPHSADYCFINPLIKLDCLDIEASEVQYWKDTDKVLDVGQFILDRKKVENAPAIFRVKEEIFTYVVNEDLANAFRQKGFTNMILTKLQYANED; from the coding sequence ATGGAGTATTTTGAGCTAAACTCGCTTGGAGACCTGGATGACGGCGATTTTTGTATTCTAGATCAAGCGCCAGAAGGTATGGGGGCTCATTATAGTAGGTTGTGTCGTGGTAATAGTGCAGTTGAATACTTTCCCGAAGATGCCGTAGTTCATATGTCTGAAGATAGAGAAGGTTCGAAGCTGGCATCCCTTGTAGGGAACACTAAGAGCTTTTTGATAGTACACAAAGATGTTAAAAGCATCATTGAAGAAAAAGCGGGTAACAAGAATATAGAATACTTTCCTTTTACCATTCATAATCAGAATAACAAGCCACACTCAGCAGATTATTGTTTTATTAACCCTTTGATAAAGCTGGATTGCCTTGATATCGAAGCCAGTGAGGTGCAATATTGGAAAGATACCGATAAGGTTTTGGATGTAGGGCAGTTTATTCTAGACCGGAAGAAAGTTGAGAATGCTCCTGCAATTTTCAGAGTGAAAGAAGAGATATTTACTTACGTTGTTAACGAAGACCTGGCTAACGCATTTAGGCAAAAGGGTTTCACCAATATGATCTTAACTAAGCTACAGTATGCCAACGAAGATTAA
- a CDS encoding MFS transporter: MTNIRMLSLIGIYLVIFIDNLGASLIIPMLTPIAHDPVAGLISEGSEGFRNGVYGVALGAFSIAMFFGAPLLGALSDGLGRKKTLLLCLSGLAMSYVFLALALAFKSLWLFMAGRLIGGFFSGSLPVAQASIIDVTEEKQRAKYIGYIMFFVSLGYVVGPLIGGYLSDPALVPWFNLQTPFIFVAALSVVNLLILLLVFQDQKRDAESRAMTLPNPIANLLDAVRIKDIRTYALLLLLMLVGWNTFFQFIGLYLTGGLGFGQQEVSSFVSWVGFGLAAAFLFLVGAAMKMLKPLGMVGLALTLMALCIGGTLLSTHPYALYLLAVLGAVGFGLSYSGLMAQLSISVDASRQGSMMGMAAAIAAFSAGFSGFAFGFVANISVNAPIVSALLCVCLAILVCCKEQLSLARQVKYAD; the protein is encoded by the coding sequence ATGACAAACATAAGGATGTTGAGTTTAATCGGCATTTATCTGGTTATCTTCATTGATAATCTGGGCGCCAGCCTGATTATTCCCATGTTGACGCCCATCGCCCACGATCCCGTGGCCGGGCTGATCAGCGAAGGCTCTGAAGGTTTCCGTAATGGCGTTTACGGCGTGGCGCTGGGCGCGTTCTCCATCGCCATGTTTTTTGGCGCGCCGCTGTTGGGCGCATTGTCTGATGGTCTGGGGCGGAAGAAGACGCTGCTGCTGTGCCTGAGCGGTCTGGCGATGAGCTATGTGTTTCTGGCGCTCGCGTTGGCGTTCAAGAGCCTGTGGCTGTTCATGGCCGGGCGCCTTATCGGCGGTTTCTTTTCCGGCAGTCTGCCCGTCGCGCAGGCTTCCATTATCGATGTCACCGAGGAGAAACAGCGGGCCAAGTATATTGGCTACATAATGTTCTTTGTCTCCCTGGGCTATGTCGTCGGCCCATTGATCGGCGGTTATCTGAGCGATCCTGCGCTAGTCCCCTGGTTCAATCTGCAAACGCCTTTTATCTTTGTGGCGGCGCTGTCCGTGGTGAATTTGCTGATCCTGCTGCTTGTATTCCAAGACCAGAAACGGGACGCCGAGAGCCGCGCGATGACGCTTCCCAATCCTATAGCGAACCTGCTCGACGCAGTCAGGATCAAGGATATCCGCACCTACGCCTTACTCCTGCTGTTGATGCTGGTGGGGTGGAATACCTTCTTCCAGTTTATCGGTCTGTATCTGACTGGCGGGCTCGGTTTCGGTCAGCAGGAAGTGAGCAGCTTCGTCTCCTGGGTCGGCTTTGGTCTGGCGGCGGCTTTCCTGTTTCTGGTGGGCGCCGCCATGAAAATGCTGAAGCCTCTGGGCATGGTTGGACTGGCGTTGACGCTGATGGCGCTCTGTATCGGCGGAACCCTGCTTAGCACTCATCCCTACGCGCTGTATCTGCTGGCGGTATTGGGCGCAGTGGGCTTTGGCCTGTCATATAGCGGCTTGATGGCGCAGCTTTCTATCAGCGTCGATGCGAGCAGACAAGGCTCCATGATGGGCATGGCCGCCGCCATCGCCGCCTTCAGCGCAGGCTTCTCCGGCTTCGCCTTCGGCTTTGTGGCCAACATCAGCGTCAACGCCCCCATCGTCTCCGCGCTGCTCTGCGTCTGCCTGGCGATTCTGGTTTGCTGCAAAGAACAATTGAGTCTGGCGCGGCAGGTGAAATACGCGGATTAG
- a CDS encoding alpha/beta fold hydrolase — translation MEVKERLVALFAEALLAEPGDIETAAEVASLGVDSILAAQLSKLINRHFHIAITPTDIYECISIDGLAVRVSKELAKPAPHVDATGDATDHETDGDIQDDAIVVVGMAARFAGCDGLEAYWRAIMQGTSQLTATERWRRQGAGEFVGGFLPDYDHFDAGFFKISPNEAKCMDPQQRLLMQSAQHAIDDSYLGLEELRELQCGVFAVSLPGDYKFVVAGRPDQAFSTHSFLGNATSTLSGRISYFYDFNGPSLTLDTACSSSLSALHEACLNIQAGHCGAAIVAAASVFSTPELFEFAQRSNMSSPSGRCAAFSDDADGFTPAEGCASVILMRYGEAKVRGLRVYGAIIATGLNHDGKSNGLMAPNAQSQSKLIRDLYRRHEVDVERLAYVETHGTGTHLGDPIEMRGLTEAFKHSGKDYDCLLGAVKPIIGHTLVCSGLAGIIKVMLSFRHETIPPFPPLRKTNALIDFAGFSMNFAPQPWPQDKTLCAVSAFGFTGSNGHVLLQKMPSTRRKTTDCWTGDVLPFCLSAQSRHSLIASVAQLRQLVGTLAEDALYDLSQLLLRRPRYGQHCVVIAANKSDLLSALAQLAHELDAGEAVRDAPLAVRELALSTENLALVTLWRSGEQQDMRRRLEAVASLNPDVDAPVYPFDGKRYWIDDREDEQAIDAAVSAPLDSAFSTDAIMEELRATVSDLLGFAPDELPKDALIEDLGLDSLSALKLLAPYQQRGPGLQAHDLFKYRTLADLATAIAASGVESATVVEDNAIAKAPRENTTPIASGPMAQWLSYGEGRPVILAPPLNTSAEAWTQQINALTQSGRRVLIPIYPGHKNCPFDAAVFSLERLAENMAVFIKKELNSGAVDLVGWSLGGCLSCLIAIHHPDLVRSLTLISTAPSFGDDVFGNTLDLHDELRAHRDILEVVFDGAEDIVASLGAGAPMNVLRYYYDALMRFDVNARLGGIAIPVLLIHGQNDCVIDEATFDQLRRIPQAAELVVEKHGHFIPLTASRFFNTQLLRFLNGEVIG, via the coding sequence ATGGAAGTTAAAGAGCGTCTTGTCGCGCTGTTTGCAGAGGCTCTGTTGGCGGAACCTGGCGATATTGAGACGGCGGCGGAAGTCGCTTCTCTCGGCGTGGATTCTATTCTGGCGGCGCAGTTGAGCAAGCTGATCAATCGCCATTTCCACATTGCGATCACGCCCACGGACATCTACGAATGCATCAGCATTGACGGGCTCGCCGTCCGCGTCAGCAAGGAATTGGCGAAGCCGGCGCCGCACGTCGACGCAACCGGCGACGCAACCGATCACGAAACCGATGGCGACATACAGGATGACGCCATCGTTGTCGTGGGCATGGCGGCCCGGTTCGCCGGTTGCGACGGCCTGGAGGCCTATTGGCGGGCGATCATGCAAGGGACTTCCCAACTGACGGCGACAGAGCGCTGGCGTCGCCAGGGAGCAGGGGAGTTTGTGGGAGGCTTTCTGCCCGACTACGACCACTTTGACGCCGGATTTTTCAAAATCTCTCCCAATGAAGCCAAATGCATGGACCCACAGCAACGCCTGCTGATGCAGTCGGCGCAGCACGCCATTGACGACAGTTATCTGGGGCTGGAGGAACTGCGGGAGCTGCAGTGCGGGGTGTTCGCCGTCAGTCTGCCCGGCGACTACAAATTCGTGGTGGCGGGACGTCCTGACCAGGCGTTCAGCACCCACAGTTTTCTGGGCAATGCGACCTCGACCTTGTCCGGCAGAATCTCCTATTTCTATGATTTCAACGGGCCATCGCTGACCCTGGACACCGCCTGTTCTTCTTCGCTGAGCGCCTTGCATGAAGCCTGCCTCAATATTCAGGCGGGCCATTGCGGCGCAGCGATCGTGGCGGCGGCGTCCGTGTTCAGTACGCCGGAGCTGTTTGAGTTTGCACAGCGCTCCAACATGTCGTCGCCAAGCGGGCGCTGCGCGGCGTTCAGCGATGATGCGGATGGTTTCACCCCTGCGGAGGGATGCGCCTCAGTTATCCTGATGCGCTACGGAGAAGCCAAAGTGCGGGGGCTGCGCGTCTACGGCGCTATTATCGCGACGGGCCTGAATCATGACGGCAAGAGCAATGGGCTAATGGCGCCCAACGCCCAGTCGCAAAGCAAACTGATCCGCGACCTGTATCGTCGTCACGAGGTGGATGTCGAGCGGCTGGCCTACGTGGAGACTCATGGCACCGGCACGCATCTGGGCGATCCCATTGAAATGCGCGGATTGACCGAAGCCTTCAAACACAGCGGCAAGGACTACGATTGCCTGTTAGGCGCGGTGAAGCCGATTATCGGCCACACTCTGGTGTGCTCCGGGCTGGCCGGCATCATCAAGGTAATGCTGAGTTTCAGGCATGAGACGATTCCGCCGTTTCCGCCTTTGCGTAAAACCAACGCGCTGATCGATTTCGCCGGTTTTAGCATGAATTTCGCCCCCCAGCCATGGCCGCAGGACAAAACCTTATGCGCAGTCAGCGCCTTTGGCTTTACTGGCTCCAATGGCCATGTGTTACTGCAAAAAATGCCCTCTACAAGGCGGAAAACGACGGACTGCTGGACAGGAGACGTGCTGCCGTTCTGTCTCTCGGCGCAGAGTCGCCACAGCCTGATCGCCAGCGTCGCCCAGCTTCGTCAGTTAGTCGGGACATTGGCCGAGGACGCGCTTTATGACCTTAGCCAATTGTTGCTGCGCCGTCCCCGCTACGGACAGCACTGTGTCGTCATCGCCGCGAATAAGTCAGATTTGTTATCCGCACTGGCGCAGTTGGCGCATGAGTTGGACGCCGGAGAAGCAGTGCGAGATGCGCCTTTGGCCGTGCGAGAGCTTGCTTTGTCCACAGAGAACCTGGCGTTGGTGACGCTGTGGCGATCTGGTGAACAGCAGGACATGCGCCGCCGATTAGAGGCGGTCGCCTCACTGAACCCGGACGTGGACGCGCCGGTGTATCCGTTTGACGGCAAACGATACTGGATTGATGATCGTGAAGACGAGCAAGCTATTGATGCTGCTGTGTCCGCTCCGCTTGATTCTGCGTTTTCTACAGACGCCATAATGGAAGAGCTGCGTGCAACGGTGTCAGACCTTCTGGGGTTTGCGCCGGATGAGCTGCCCAAGGACGCGTTAATCGAAGATCTCGGGCTGGATTCCCTGTCCGCCCTGAAACTGCTGGCGCCTTATCAACAGCGCGGTCCCGGGCTGCAGGCGCATGATTTGTTCAAGTACCGGACGCTGGCGGATCTGGCCACCGCTATTGCCGCGTCGGGCGTTGAGAGCGCAACGGTTGTGGAAGATAACGCGATAGCGAAAGCGCCGAGAGAAAACACGACGCCAATCGCATCCGGCCCCATGGCGCAATGGCTGAGCTATGGGGAAGGGCGGCCCGTTATCCTGGCGCCGCCTCTGAATACCAGCGCAGAGGCCTGGACACAGCAGATCAATGCGCTGACTCAGTCCGGGCGGCGGGTGTTAATTCCAATTTATCCCGGCCATAAGAATTGTCCGTTCGACGCCGCCGTTTTCTCGTTGGAGAGACTGGCGGAAAACATGGCGGTTTTTATTAAAAAGGAGTTAAACAGCGGCGCCGTCGATCTGGTGGGCTGGTCTCTGGGTGGATGCCTGTCCTGTCTGATCGCCATTCACCACCCGGATTTAGTGCGTTCGTTGACGTTGATCAGCACGGCGCCGAGCTTCGGCGACGATGTGTTCGGCAATACGCTGGATTTGCATGATGAACTGAGGGCGCATCGCGACATTCTTGAGGTTGTATTTGACGGCGCGGAGGATATTGTCGCCAGCCTGGGCGCCGGCGCGCCGATGAACGTGCTGCGTTATTACTACGACGCGCTGATGCGCTTTGACGTCAATGCGCGCCTTGGCGGGATCGCGATACCCGTGTTGCTGATCCATGGGCAAAACGACTGCGTCATCGATGAGGCCACTTTCGATCAGTTACGCCGCATTCCTCAGGCCGCCGAACTGGTTGTGGAGAAACACGGACATTTCATTCCTCTGACTGCGAGCCGGTTTTTTAATACGCAATTACTCCGCTTTCTCAATGGGGAGGTTATCGGTTAA